The DNA window TTCCGTCTAAATTATCAGTAAAGGTGTACCTTGCTCCAACTTCCAGTGCCAAAATCAAATGTGGCCATACATTCGATTTTATTCCGACTGTCACCGGAATGGCAAACGCACCTATTCTTTCTTGTGTAACAATGTTGCTTGAATCTAAATGGCTATCACGAATTCTTAAATAGTTAATTCCGGAATGAACATAAGGCGTATACTTTCTTTCAACTTCGTGCAAGTTAAAATCAAAAAAATTAAATTCAAGGCCTAAAGATACTTCTTTTATACTATTTCTAAAATGATATCCTCTTTGATTTCTCCCTGGTTCCTTAGAATCGAGATCGTCAGCTTGATAATAAGCGCCATTCAATGAAAATCGGTAGGCAAGCCTCGGATTTCTATTATACTTGTATAAAATTCCCATTGCTGGTTGGTTTGGAGCAATATAGGTTGTCGATCCAACATCGCCTATATAATTGCTTCCGCCAACAAAAACACCAACTTCATGAATTTGTGCGTTCATCGAAATGAAACAAAACAAAAAAATAAGTTTGAAAAATTTATACATTTAATTAAAAATTGCGTGCAAATATAATAATTATCAACGCCAATCAATACTCATTATAGTAAATGTGTAGTTTATTGGTAATTCGAAGCAAAATTTCTGGGAAATTACTGTTTCATTATTACAGAAACGGTAAAAAGTACGATATTGTATATGGCGAAGCGAATTAGATTTAATTTCTGCGGTCTTCGCCCCAAAACAGCTTGGTTCTTAGTGTTTTTAAGAAGGTCTCGTCAGGGATTTCCACCATATTAATTTGGAATGGGGTTTTCTTAATCGTAAGTATGGTATTGTTATTTACTGATGTAATTCTGGAGTCTAATGACACTAAATAATGCTCTTCGCGACCCGAAATCTTAAGTTTTATTGTGGTGTCATCGGTGATTACAAGTGGGCGTACATTTAAATTATGTGGTGCAATTGGGGTAACCACCAAACTTTGAACATCAGGCGTTAATATTGGGCCGCCGCAGCTCATCGAATAGCCAGTCGAACCTGTTGGGGTAGCTATTATCAGGCCGTCTGCCCAATACGAATTCAGATATTCGTCATTCAAATGCGTTTCTATGGTAATCATCGAAGTGGTGTCTTTTCGGCTCACTGAAATTTCGTTCAAAGCAAAATTAATTTCTTGAATCGATTCGTTTTCCGGCGAAGATGTTAGGCTCAATAAGGTTCTTTTCGAAAGGGTGTATTTTTTTTCGATTATAAATTGCATAAACGCTGCAATATTTTCTTTTTGAACAGTAGCCAGAAAACCCAATCTTCCGGCATTGATGCCCAAAATTGGGACACCAGAATCGCGCACTAAGGCTGCGGCTCTCAAAATGGTGCCATCACCACCAATACTGATGAGCATGTCAAAACTACTGTTGAGCTCTGAATGGGAGGAAAAAGTTTTGTACTCTTTTTTGACAATCTTTTTTTCGTATAAAACATTCAAAAAATAAGATTCAATAACCATTTCAACATTGTTCGAATTTAAAAAAACAAAGATGTCTTTTATAATCGGTTCCGTGCTGTTTTGATAGTATTTGCCGAATATAGCTACTTTCATTTTATTTATACTTTGCTCCCTCTCCATTGGAGACGGTTGGGGTGAGGATTACATGTTAAGGTATTTGTCCAAATAATCTGAGCGCTCTTTCAAGGTGTTGATGTAATTGTCTTCGAAATGTTCAGAAATAATTTCGTAATTGTACCTCCTGAAGGATTGAATAATTTCGTTCATTACTCCTAAATTTATTTTGACAGTGACTTGGGTATATTCGCTAGTGGATGCCGAAACGAATAATCCCAAAATTCTACCATTATTGCTTTCAATGATTTGGGTTATTTCTCCAATAGCATAATCTAGAGTCTTTTTTTGTACCACTAGGATTGCTCCATTTTCTTGTAAAAATGGGGTTTCGTGAAAGAAATTTAGAATATCATTTATTTCATAATAACCCAAGTATTGATTTTGTTCATTCAAAATAGGCACTAAATTCGAATGATTTTTCGCAAAAACTTCTAAAACATCCAGCCAAATCATATTTTCTCTTACAAAAAAACCTTCGAGGGTGTACTTGTAATCCAGCACTTTTTTGAAACTATCAAAAGTTTCGAGATCGTCTGAGGCGATGCTGCCTATGTATATTCCCTCCTCAATCACCGGAAAATGTGAAAAAGAACATTCGTCGAAAAAGTCTTGAACAGTAGCAATAGTTTCTTGACTGTCTATGGCTTTGTAATCATTGGTGATATAGTTGGTAATTTCCGTCATAAAGTCGGTCTGAAAATTTGATGCAAAATAATTAAAATTTATAGAATAACAGCTAGTTTTACTTTGTATTTTTGCCAAACTAAGACTGAAAATTATTCTAATGACAAAGTTAAGCGTAAATATTAACAAAATAGCTACTCTACGAAACGCTCGTGGAGGAAATGTTCCCGATGTATTAAAAGTGGCGGCAGATATTCAAAAATTTGGAGGTCAAGGCATTACGATTCATCCTCGTCCTGACGAAAGACACATTCGTTATCAAGATGCACGTGATTTGAAAGCTATAGTGTACACGGAATACAATATTGAAGGAAATCCAGAAAATAGTTTCGTCGATTTGGTTCTCGAAATCAAACCCGATCAAGTCACTTTGGTGCCCGATGCTGTCGATGCCATCACTTCCAATGCAGGTTGGGACACGATAAAACACAAAGATTTTCTGATCGAAATGGTTCAAGAATTTCAGCGAAACGGTATTAGAACATCAATATTTGTCGATCCTGTTCTCGAAATGATTGAAGGGGCTAAAATGATTGGTACGGATAGAATCGAATTGTACACTGAAGCGTTTGCACACAAATACAGTTTAGGAAATAAAAGCGGAATCGATCCTTATGTGAAGTCGGCTGTTTTGGCTAATGAATTGGGATTAGGAATCAATGCGGGACACGATTTGAGTTTGGATAACATTCAGTTTTTTAAAGAAAATATTCCCGGATTATTGGAGGTTTCCATTGGTCACGCACTTATTTCCGAAGCCATTTACCTGGGTTTGGACAATGTAGTGAATATGTATTTGCAAAAACTGAAATAAAAGCAAAACACGAATTCCACTAATTTACACGAATTAAAATTTGTGATAATTTGTGGTAAAAAAAGTCTCAAAATGTTATATTCAAAAATAGAAGGCGAAGGACAACCACTTTTAATCCTTCACGGATTTCTCGGAATGTCTGACAATTGGAAAACAATTGGACAGCAATTTGCTGCCGATGGTTTTCAAGTGCATTTGTTAGATTTGCGCAATCACGGTCGAAGTTTTCATTCAGATGAGTTTAGTTACGAACTAATGGCTCAAGATGTTTTTGACTATTGTCGAGCCAATTCTCTCGAAAAAATAACTATTTTAGGACATTCGATGGGCGGAAAAACAGCCATGCTTTTTGCTGCCGAACACCCAGAAATGGTCGAAAAATTGATCGTTGCCGATATCGGGCCCAAATTTTATCCGCCACACCATCAAACGATTCTTGAAGGATTGAACGCAGTCGATTTTTCACTTAAACCCAGCCGAAACGAAGTCGAAGAAGTAGTAGCAAAACACATTTCGGATTTTGGTACACGCCAATTTCTGTTGAAGAGTTTGTATTGGATTGAACCGGGGCAATTGGCTTTCCGATTTAATTTGCCAGTTTTTAATACTAAAATTGAAGAAATAGGAAAGTCGCTTCCAGAAAACGCAAGTTTCGGCAATCCGACACTTTTTATTCGTGGCGGGAATTCGAATTATATTCTTGACGAAGATTTCGAGCTGATACAGCGTCATTTTTCGGATGTCAGAATCGAAACGATCCCCAATGTGGGTCATTGGCTTCATGCCGAAAATCCTAAAATGTTTTACGAAATTGCAAATGCTTTTTTAAAATAATACACAAGAGATTTTGGGCAAAAGGTAGAGGCAAAGCTAAAGACAGCTTTATTTTTACTCATTTGTAGGATGTTCGGGATTAATTTGGTTTTAAAAAAGTAGTTTTTAGAATATTTTTTTTACATTTGAAAGAGTCAAAGCACATTTTCTATAAACAGCATGTTTTGTAAAAATTAATGTTCATTTAATAAAATACTTATGAAGCTACTTTTCAAAATCTTTATTACTGCAGGTCTAGTGATGCTTATTTCGAGTTTGATGTCAACCGTAGAAGTCGACAATTTTACCACTGCAGTCATCGTTGCAGCGGTTTTAGGCTTGCTCAATATATTTGTAAAGCCCATTTTAACGATTCTTACCTTGCCGGCAACAATTCTAACTTTGGGTTTATTTCTTTTTGTTGTCAATGGAATAATTATAATGCTCTGTTCAGAATTAGTCGGTGGATTTAAGATCAATTCATTTTGGACCGCTATTCTTTTTAGTGTAATTCTCTCGATTTGTCAGTCCATTGTGTTCAATATTATTGGAGAAGACAACTAAACACCATCAATTTCAGATAAAATAAGGGGCTAAAATACAATAGTTTAAAAACTTGTTTGGGTTGCGAAAATTTTATATTTTTGCAACCCAATTTTATTATGTAAATTAAAGAAGAAGATGGATATCAAAAGAGTAGCATTAGACGCAGTAAACGAGACAATTGTAATGACAGTTGTGCACATGGATTACAAAGGTCAAGTGGCCAAAAGAATAAACGAAAAAATGCCTTTGGCAACCGTTAAAGGGTTTAGAAAAGGGCAAGTACCAAAAGATCTTGTTGCGAAACAATACGGAAAAGCCATCAAACAAGAAGAAGTAAAAAAAGTTGTTGATTTGGCATTAGAGCGTTATGTTCAGTCGGAAAGATTGAATCTTTTAGGAACTCCGCTTGCCAAAGAGAACGAAAATTTAGATTGGGATGCCGAGGAATTGACTTTCGAATTTGAAATCGGTTTGGTTCCTAATTTCGAATTGGATTTAGATGCCAAAAATGAGATCGTAAAATATGTAGTTACTGCCGATGATAAATTAATTGACGGTCAAGTGGCTCGTATCCAAAAACAATTTGGTACACCAATTGCTCAGGAAGTGGTTGTTGAAGGAGCCGATTTGAAAGGGGTTTTTACCAATGAAGCCGCAGGAATAGGAAACACAACTACAATTGCATTAGCTACTTTTAAAGATAAAGCGACTCAAGATTTATTTATGGGTAAAAAAGTAGGTGATGTGGTAACCGTAAATACAAAAGGCTTATTCGAAGATGATCATCAATTGATGGATTATCTGAAAGTAGGGCACGATAATGTTCACGGTTTGGACATAGATGTTGACTTTACAATCGAAGCCATTACGGTGTCTGAATTGGCAGAATTGAATCAAGATTTGTTCGATAAATTGTTTGGTGCCGGAAATGTAGCGTCATTAGAAGATTTAAAAGCTAAAATCAAAGAAGATGCCGAATCTCAATTTGCTGCACAAGCAGACCAAAAATTATTGGGTGATGTAACCGAATTTTTAATCGAAAATACTAAATTCGATTTGCCAGCTGAATTTCTAAAGAAATGGTTGCAAACCGTTGGGGAGAAAAAATTATCGCCAGCCGAAGCCGAAGTAGAATATGCACGTTCTGAAAAAGGATTGCGTTTTCAATTGATCGAAGGAAAAGCATTGGCACAATCAGATATTAAAATTACTTTCGAAGATTTGAAAGCGTTTACCACAAAATCAATCCGTCAGCAAATGGCACAATTCGGGCAAACGAATCCTACTGACGAAGAAGTTCAAGGAATTGTAGCAAGAGTTTTGTCGAACCAAGAAGAGGTAAAAAGACTTTCTGACCAAGTGGTTGCCGAGAAGTTATTGGAAATTTTCAAAGAAAAAGCAAATCCAACAACTAAAGAAGTAACTTACGAAGAATTTATTGCTGCATCTTACGGAGAATAAGTTCAAAAAAAAATAAGTATATTTGAGCGTCAAAAGATTATTTTTTTTGACGCTCTTTTATTTGAATATATTCGGAATTAATTCCAACTTTAGTTACAATTTATATGAGAGTTTTTCGCTTATATATTTGGTTTATAATTAAATATAGGTTGTTATATGGATAAATGGATTCTTTTTTTGAGAAAGATAAAATTAATTGAAAA is part of the Flavobacterium nackdongense genome and encodes:
- the porG gene encoding type IX secretion system protein PorG, with the translated sequence MNAQIHEVGVFVGGSNYIGDVGSTTYIAPNQPAMGILYKYNRNPRLAYRFSLNGAYYQADDLDSKEPGRNQRGYHFRNSIKEVSLGLEFNFFDFNLHEVERKYTPYVHSGINYLRIRDSHLDSSNIVTQERIGAFAIPVTVGIKSNVWPHLILALEVGARYTFTDNLDGSNPTDDSWTKFGNINNNDWYVFSGLTLTYTFGNKPCYCAE
- a CDS encoding NAD kinase; the encoded protein is MKVAIFGKYYQNSTEPIIKDIFVFLNSNNVEMVIESYFLNVLYEKKIVKKEYKTFSSHSELNSSFDMLISIGGDGTILRAAALVRDSGVPILGINAGRLGFLATVQKENIAAFMQFIIEKKYTLSKRTLLSLTSSPENESIQEINFALNEISVSRKDTTSMITIETHLNDEYLNSYWADGLIIATPTGSTGYSMSCGGPILTPDVQSLVVTPIAPHNLNVRPLVITDDTTIKLKISGREEHYLVSLDSRITSVNNNTILTIKKTPFQINMVEIPDETFLKTLRTKLFWGEDRRN
- a CDS encoding CBS domain-containing protein — protein: MTEITNYITNDYKAIDSQETIATVQDFFDECSFSHFPVIEEGIYIGSIASDDLETFDSFKKVLDYKYTLEGFFVRENMIWLDVLEVFAKNHSNLVPILNEQNQYLGYYEINDILNFFHETPFLQENGAILVVQKKTLDYAIGEITQIIESNNGRILGLFVSASTSEYTQVTVKINLGVMNEIIQSFRRYNYEIISEHFEDNYINTLKERSDYLDKYLNM
- a CDS encoding pyridoxine 5'-phosphate synthase; this translates as MTKLSVNINKIATLRNARGGNVPDVLKVAADIQKFGGQGITIHPRPDERHIRYQDARDLKAIVYTEYNIEGNPENSFVDLVLEIKPDQVTLVPDAVDAITSNAGWDTIKHKDFLIEMVQEFQRNGIRTSIFVDPVLEMIEGAKMIGTDRIELYTEAFAHKYSLGNKSGIDPYVKSAVLANELGLGINAGHDLSLDNIQFFKENIPGLLEVSIGHALISEAIYLGLDNVVNMYLQKLK
- a CDS encoding alpha/beta fold hydrolase, with the protein product MLYSKIEGEGQPLLILHGFLGMSDNWKTIGQQFAADGFQVHLLDLRNHGRSFHSDEFSYELMAQDVFDYCRANSLEKITILGHSMGGKTAMLFAAEHPEMVEKLIVADIGPKFYPPHHQTILEGLNAVDFSLKPSRNEVEEVVAKHISDFGTRQFLLKSLYWIEPGQLAFRFNLPVFNTKIEEIGKSLPENASFGNPTLFIRGGNSNYILDEDFELIQRHFSDVRIETIPNVGHWLHAENPKMFYEIANAFLK
- a CDS encoding phage holin family protein, which encodes MKLLFKIFITAGLVMLISSLMSTVEVDNFTTAVIVAAVLGLLNIFVKPILTILTLPATILTLGLFLFVVNGIIIMLCSELVGGFKINSFWTAILFSVILSICQSIVFNIIGEDN
- a CDS encoding trigger factor, with the protein product MDIKRVALDAVNETIVMTVVHMDYKGQVAKRINEKMPLATVKGFRKGQVPKDLVAKQYGKAIKQEEVKKVVDLALERYVQSERLNLLGTPLAKENENLDWDAEELTFEFEIGLVPNFELDLDAKNEIVKYVVTADDKLIDGQVARIQKQFGTPIAQEVVVEGADLKGVFTNEAAGIGNTTTIALATFKDKATQDLFMGKKVGDVVTVNTKGLFEDDHQLMDYLKVGHDNVHGLDIDVDFTIEAITVSELAELNQDLFDKLFGAGNVASLEDLKAKIKEDAESQFAAQADQKLLGDVTEFLIENTKFDLPAEFLKKWLQTVGEKKLSPAEAEVEYARSEKGLRFQLIEGKALAQSDIKITFEDLKAFTTKSIRQQMAQFGQTNPTDEEVQGIVARVLSNQEEVKRLSDQVVAEKLLEIFKEKANPTTKEVTYEEFIAASYGE